The Asticcacaulis excentricus CB 48 genome includes a window with the following:
- a CDS encoding YidB family protein, with product MLNDILGALGSKLDLGNLDLAGLAQQLGGQGLIGDVLGQLQQGGLAEVVQSWVSNGANLPVSLEQLQSALGPDMVNQLAGSLGIDPAQLGDVLPGVVDQLSQGGQLTQAIAEAAPNLLGQEGIGKLLGGLFR from the coding sequence ATGTTGAACGATATTCTTGGCGCCCTGGGCAGCAAGCTCGATCTGGGCAATCTGGACCTCGCCGGACTGGCACAGCAACTGGGTGGGCAGGGCCTGATCGGCGATGTCCTGGGTCAATTGCAGCAGGGCGGTCTGGCTGAGGTGGTGCAGTCGTGGGTGTCGAATGGCGCCAACCTGCCGGTATCTCTGGAGCAGTTACAGTCGGCGCTAGGGCCGGACATGGTCAATCAACTGGCCGGGTCACTGGGCATTGATCCAGCGCAACTGGGCGACGTCCTGCCAGGTGTGGTCGATCAGTTGTCGCAGGGTGGGCAATTGACGCAGGCCATAGCCGAGGCCGCCCCGAACCTCTTGGGACAAGAGGGCATCGGCAAGCTGCTGGGCGGTCTGTTCCGCTAA
- a CDS encoding M14 family metallopeptidase, which yields MAVSIHSDFDGGNIEMVQAHGGGRFDLLIRPDHQSHYYQWFYFRVDGASGVDLELRLTNAGGSAYTGGWEGYKARISSDGVHWTQADTTYADGVLSIRHRAASETLWVAYFAPYDSDRHRVLVERVKALPAMSHRVLGQTLDGRDLDLFRVGEGPRIVWLYARQHPGETMAEWWMEGAIPWLCSDAPEAAALRAAATFYIVLNCNPDGSARGHLRTNAAGTDLNRQWAAPSVEKSPEVLTIRNAMDDTGVDFAIDVHGDEAIPHVFMAGFEGIPSWTPERDALYRRYLSALSARTTDFQTTYGYAVDAPGQANLAVSTNAVAERFGAIAMTLEMPFKDHDDAPDAVEGWSPARSQALGVACLKALYDVITEIPLRARG from the coding sequence ATGGCCGTCAGCATCCATTCCGATTTCGATGGCGGCAATATCGAGATGGTGCAGGCGCATGGTGGCGGACGTTTCGATCTGCTCATCCGTCCGGATCATCAGTCGCACTATTACCAGTGGTTCTATTTCCGGGTGGACGGGGCTTCAGGCGTCGATCTCGAACTGCGCCTTACCAATGCCGGGGGATCGGCTTATACGGGCGGCTGGGAGGGCTACAAAGCCCGTATCAGCAGTGATGGAGTCCACTGGACACAGGCCGACACCACCTATGCCGACGGCGTGCTGAGCATCCGTCACCGGGCGGCCTCTGAAACCCTGTGGGTGGCTTATTTTGCGCCCTATGACAGTGACCGTCACCGGGTGCTGGTAGAGCGGGTGAAAGCCTTGCCGGCCATGAGTCACCGGGTTTTGGGCCAAACGCTCGACGGTCGCGATCTCGACTTGTTCCGCGTAGGGGAGGGGCCGCGCATCGTGTGGCTCTATGCCCGTCAGCATCCGGGCGAGACCATGGCCGAATGGTGGATGGAGGGGGCCATTCCCTGGCTGTGCAGCGACGCGCCTGAGGCCGCGGCCTTGCGGGCAGCGGCGACCTTTTACATCGTACTTAACTGTAACCCGGACGGCAGCGCGCGCGGGCACCTGCGCACCAATGCCGCCGGCACCGATCTGAACCGTCAGTGGGCCGCGCCCTCGGTCGAAAAGAGCCCGGAAGTACTGACTATCCGCAACGCCATGGACGACACCGGCGTTGATTTTGCCATTGACGTGCACGGCGACGAAGCCATCCCGCACGTCTTCATGGCCGGATTTGAGGGCATTCCGTCGTGGACACCAGAGCGTGACGCTCTCTATCGCCGCTATCTGAGCGCCCTGTCGGCGCGCACGACCGATTTTCAGACTACCTACGGCTATGCAGTCGATGCGCCGGGGCAGGCCAATCTGGCCGTTTCGACCAATGCCGTTGCCGAACGCTTCGGGGCCATCGCCATGACGCTGGAAATGCCGTTTAAGGACCATGACGACGCGCCGGACGCCGTTGAGGGCTGGTCACCGGCCCGCTCTCAGGCGCTGGGGGTGGCGTGCCTGAAGGCGCTGTATGACGTAATCACGGAGATTCCGCTGCGTGCCCGCGGCTGA